The following are encoded together in the Silurus meridionalis isolate SWU-2019-XX chromosome 2, ASM1480568v1, whole genome shotgun sequence genome:
- the LOC124395493 gene encoding uncharacterized protein LOC124395493 — protein MVKMQTNNVVRVKFKDSKRYIFSSKPFTFQSFLECVAKKFDLPTLDVKVFDDSKTEVDEEAFVYLLTRPDLGVLEIVIPGTANIDDSLSSSSLGDTEGTSESDDTAMLIRSPPEKNQAEERRLAKMIEDILKTSPGGEKVINEYARTKGLSDARRRDMVKILVAHLTNEHGTSPSRHLKEEYAKGIISLFPCLADPRSKLGYEHYYNAEDGSGYLAWRIKTLQKEASEGRMKRPRQPQTGGPTADRHPYKDDCSLTEDRQCQEAIALMKHTADEAVVKEKMKLTLAHRQKLLHDPKESTDILSIFPRFLDIPGLIDQDFGLLFGDVTSAKLLEKWSTNIKPKVIAQSRGLTQTSELQDLIQNAEATEVEEGWDSDMSSILLLVHLLPPSSQGRKRPGKISAKQACDRLVKFIKTGTSIQGHLDSIGERLQPYLLAVGPNRSRVHSWFIVIDQHALPCKASNSLACVDELFKAHFVFGTSYCQELTNVYSFLQTTVYDIDVETTKVNPRVAELRARILQ, from the exons ATGGTAAA GATGCAAACCAACAATGTTGTCAGAGTGAAGTTCAAAGACAGCAAgagatatattttttcttcaaaacCTTTTACATTTCAATCATTTTTGGAATGTG TTGCCAAGAAATTTGATCTTCCTACATTGGATGTTAAAGTCTTTGATGACTCGAAGACAGAAGTTGATGAGGAAGCATTCGTATATCTGCTGACACGACCAGATCTTGGTGTCTTAGAAATTGTCATCCCAGGCACAGCAAACATTGATG ATTCTTTAAGCTCAAGCTCATTAGGAGATACTGAAGGTACGTCAGAGTCCGATGACACAGCAATGTTGATTAGAAGCCCTCCTGAAAAAAATCAAGCTGAGGAACGTCGTCTTGCCAAG ATGATTGAAGATATCCTAAAGACCAGCCCTGGAGGTGAAAAGGTCATAAACGAATATGCCCGCACCAAAGGTCTGTCAGATGCCCGAAGACGTGACATGGTGAAAATCTTGGTAGCACATTTGACAAATGAACATGG AACAAGCCCTTCCCGACATTTGAAGGAAGAATATGCAAAGGGAATCATTTCCCTATTCCCATGCTTGGCTGACCCCAGAAGCAAGCTTGGATAT GAGCATTATTACAATGCAGAAGATGGAAGTGGATATTTGGCGTGGCGAATTAAAACTCTGCAGAAAGAAGCATCAGAGGGACGGATGAAGCGCCCACGGCAACCACAAACAG GTGGGCCAACTGCTGACAGACATCCCTACAAAGACGACTGCAGTTTGACTGAAGACCGTCAGTGTCAGGAAGCAATAGCCCTGATGAAGCATACAGCTGATGAGGCAGTGGTAAaggaaaagatgaagttaaCACTGGCCCATCGCCAGAAACTGCTGCACGACCCTAAAGAGTCAACTGATATTCTATCAATTTTCCCGCGATTCCTGGATATACCAGGCTTG ATTGATCAAGATTTTGGACTTCTGTTTGGTGATGTGACCTCTGCAAAGTTGTTGGAGAAGTGGTCTACCAACATAAAACCAAAGGTTATTGCACAGAGCCGTGGCCTCACACAGACTAGTGAGCTCCAAGACCTCATCCAAAATGCTGAAGCCACTGAAGTTGAAGAAG GGTGGGACAGCGACATGTCTTCCATTCTGTTGCTGGTTCACCTTTTGCCACCCTCAAGTCAAGGCCGCAAGAGACCGGGAAAGATCTCAGCTAAACAAGCATGTGATCGTCTTGTGAAGTTCATCAAG ACCGGTACCAGTATCCAAGGGCACTTGGATAGCATTGGAGAGAGGCTCCAGCCGTATCTACTCGCTGTTGGGCCGAACAGAAGTAGGGTCCATTCTTGGTTTATTGTCATTGACCAACATGCTCTACCCTGTAAGGCTTCTAATTCATTGGCCTGTGTTGATGAGCTTTTCAAAGCTCACTTTGTCTTTGGGACTTCATACTGTCAGGAATTGACCAATGTGTATAGCTTTCTGCAAACCACTGTCTATGATATAGATGTTGAAACCACCAAGGTGAATCCCAGAGTGGCTGAGTTGAGAGCTAGAATCCTCCAGTGA